A region of Acidobacteriota bacterium DNA encodes the following proteins:
- a CDS encoding type II toxin-antitoxin system VapC family toxin: MSIVVDANILVAQVLELDYSEAARAKLAEWLDQDLRLYAPTLWRYEALSALRKFVRHKILLQKEAVEAIKAFAGLGIQEVRPSPALEEETLVWADRLDQAVAYDAAYVALAESLEFELWTADRRLARAARAAGAAWVRSLQEAEAS; encoded by the coding sequence ATGAGCATTGTTGTAGACGCCAACATACTAGTTGCGCAGGTGCTGGAGCTCGATTACTCGGAAGCCGCCCGCGCCAAGCTGGCCGAGTGGCTAGATCAAGATCTACGACTCTACGCACCCACCTTATGGCGGTACGAGGCGCTTTCGGCTCTGCGCAAGTTCGTGCGACACAAGATTTTGCTTCAGAAAGAGGCGGTCGAAGCAATCAAAGCCTTCGCTGGGCTTGGCATTCAAGAAGTCCGCCCCAGTCCGGCACTAGAGGAGGAGACGTTGGTTTGGGCCGACCGACTCGACCAGGCTGTGGCCTACGACGCGGCCTACGTGGCGCTGGCGGAAAGCCTCGAATTCGAGCTTTGGACCGCTGATCGTCGTTTAGCTCGTGCTGCACGCGCTGCCGGAGCAGCTTGGGTTCGTAGTCTCCAAGAAGCCGAGGCTAGCTGA
- a CDS encoding type II toxin-antitoxin system RelE/ParE family toxin: protein MKVIYTAEAKQDVRDIVSYYEREQVGLGDQFLGALTGTIELLREFPLSSRKIGQGVRRAVFPKPFLYNLYYSPNRAQNTLLILAVAHQRRHPDAWKR, encoded by the coding sequence ATGAAGGTCATCTATACCGCCGAGGCCAAACAAGATGTGCGTGACATCGTCAGCTATTACGAGCGGGAGCAAGTGGGTCTCGGAGATCAATTCCTAGGGGCACTCACCGGAACCATCGAGCTGTTGCGGGAGTTTCCGCTAAGCTCTCGTAAGATTGGTCAAGGCGTCCGCCGCGCGGTCTTCCCCAAACCCTTCCTCTACAACCTCTACTACTCACCGAACCGGGCGCAGAACACTCTGCTGATCCTGGCGGTAGCTCACCAGCGGCGTCATCCAGAC
- a CDS encoding ribbon-helix-helix protein, CopG family, whose translation MTTRRLTISLPETLFDEVERLSQREHRTLSELAREALRRYTEEAQPTEEAVQPWERELVAQRLAAHRRNPQAVFDADEVHAELAEEIRRIRQEK comes from the coding sequence ATGACCACCCGCCGCCTAACCATCTCGCTCCCTGAAACCCTCTTCGATGAGGTCGAGCGCCTCTCTCAACGAGAGCACCGTACCCTCTCGGAATTAGCCCGAGAGGCCTTGCGCCGCTACACAGAAGAAGCGCAGCCGACTGAAGAGGCGGTGCAACCGTGGGAGCGGGAGCTGGTCGCCCAGCGCCTGGCGGCCCATCGGCGGAACCCTCAGGCGGTATTCGACGCCGATGAGGTACATGCGGAGCTGGCTGAGGAGATCCGCCGAATACGGCAGGAAAAATGA